The sequence TCGACCACATCATAATCCCCGGCGAGAGGGAGAAGATACTCCCGGGTGGTGCAGCGGCGGCCGTTGCCACTTCGGCCGCTTTAGCCGGGGCGAAGGTCGGACTGGTTACGAAGGTTGGAGAAGATTTTCCAAAGGAGTGGCTTGAAAAGCTC comes from Thermococcus sp. and encodes:
- a CDS encoding PfkB family carbohydrate kinase; the protein is MTLDLTVLGHVSIDHIIIPGEREKILPGGAAAAVATSAALAGAKVGLVTKVGEDFPKEWLEKLSSILDTRGVHILPGKTIQIYMIYHEDGSVDAPVE